A single Cupriavidus sp. D39 DNA region contains:
- a CDS encoding phage baseplate assembly protein, which yields MLSGWTRLRVTSGIERFPSDFELGMTELYPGQASDVVVQPGDTCKLMVGDTPIVTGYVDRVGSSISPNTHEIRVTGRGSARIFLIAPRSGRPGKSQIARCTT from the coding sequence ATGCTGTCTGGCTGGACCAGACTCAGAGTCACCAGCGGGATCGAGCGATTCCCCAGTGATTTCGAGCTTGGAATGACGGAACTATACCCCGGCCAGGCCAGCGATGTCGTTGTCCAGCCTGGAGACACGTGCAAGCTGATGGTTGGTGATACGCCTATTGTTACGGGGTACGTGGACCGCGTGGGCTCCAGCATCAGTCCGAACACGCACGAAATCCGTGTCACAGGCCGGGGAAGTGCCAGGATCTTCTTGATTGCGCCGCGGAGTGGCCGGCCGGGCAAATCTCAAATTGCACGGTGTACGACATAG